The genomic window CCTCATCGTCTTTTAAATCTATTTCTGGTAAAAAACTAAAGAATCAAGCCACTCATACAATTCATTTAGGTCATATAGTTGATGGTTACAAGACTCTTGACGAAGTTTTAGTATCTGTGTTTAAAAATCCTAATTCATACACAGGCGAAGATGTTATTGAAGTGTCATGTCATGGATCGCTATATATTCAGCAAGAAATCATTCAATTATTCTTACGAAAGGGCTGTAGAATGGCAACGGCAGGAGAATTTACGCTTAGAGCCTTTTTGAATGGGAAATTAGATTTGAGTCAGGCCGAAGCTGTAGCTGATTTAATTAGTAGTGATAATGAAGCCTCGCACCAAATTGCGATGCAGCAAATGCGTGGAGGGTTTTCATCAGAGATTGCCAAGTTGAGAGAGGAGCTTTTAAATTTTGCGTCACTGATAGAGTTAGAACTTGACTTTGCCGAAGAAGATGTTGAGTTTGCAGACAGAACTCAATTTAAAGACCTTATTGAGCGTATCACTTTTGTTTTGAAACGCTTAATAGATTCTTTTGCTGTTGGAAATGTGATTAAAAATGGCATTCCAGTAGCTATTGTAGGAGAACCTAATGTTGGTAAATCTACACTTCTTAATGCGCTTTTAAACGAAGAGCGTGCTATAGTTTCTGAAATTGCTGGTACCACAAGAGATACCATTGAAGACGAAATTTCAATAGGAGGTATTGGCTTTAGATTTATAGATACAGCAGGAATAAGAGAGACCAAGGATGTGGTGGAAAGTATTGGTATAAAAAAGACCTTTGAAAAGATTGAACAATCTCAAGTAACGATTTATCTTTTTGATGCTAGCAAAGCTATAAGCACACTCGAAGACGTAAGAATAGAGATTGAAAAGATTAGAAATAAATATCCTCAAAAACCATTATTGGTCATAGCTAACAAAATAGACCAATTGGATGACATTCAATTGGCAAATATTAATACAACTATTGCAGATGTTTTGCTACTTTCTGCTAAAACAGGATTTGGTGTAGAGCAACTAACAAATTCGTTATTAAATCTTATAAATACAGGTGCCCTACGAAATAATGAAACCATAGTCACCAATACACGACATTATGATGCTCTTTTAAAGTCTTTTGAAGAAATCCAAAAAGTAAAATATGGATTAGAGACTGGATTGTCAGGAGATTTATTGGCTATAGATATAAGACAGGCCTTATATCATTTTGGTGAAATTACTGGTGAGATTACTAATGATGATCTATTGGGTAATATTTTTGCTAACTTCTGTATCGGGAAGTAACTTGCTTTCTTTTGTTTGTTAATGTGTTGATTTTATTGACTTTATGAGTTTTTATCTTCTCTTTTTTGTTGCTTTTTTGCTCTTTTTTAACTAAATTTGTTGTATATCTGTTGCCTTAAATATGGATTTGTTGCCCAAATCTGTTGGCTAAAAGATTGGCGAAATGATGCGCCATATTGCCCCACGTTGCACCATAACGCTACATAAAGCACCATTTATGAGCAGTAATTTATACATCCCAAAAACCTGTAAGCATTGTGGTAATGCCTTTACAGCACGCACAACAGTAACTAAATACTGTGGTGATACTTGCGCTAAAAAAGCCTATAAGGCGCGTAAGCGTAAAGAAAAAGTACAAGCTACTCTTACAATGGATATACAGCAGCAAAAAGAAGCTGTCCAAATTCCAAACCTCAACACGGTAAATAATAAAGATTTTTTAAGCGTGACAGAAGCTTCACAATTGATTGGTGTAAGTAGATGGACCATTCAAAGAATGATTCAACAAGGACGTTTAAAAGCAGTCCCTTTTGGAAGAAAACGTATTGTAGCCAGATGGCAAATAGAAAACCTCTTTAATTAGCATCCTATGAAAGTAACATTAAGACAACGCAAAAAGAATGATAAAATAAGTCTGTATTTAGATTACTATCATAAAGGAAAACGCAAAACCGAGTATTTGCGATTATACCTTACACCTAATCCTAAAACTAAAACCGAAAGAGAGGTTAACAAGAAAACCAAGCAATTAGCGGAAACCATTTGCGCACAACGTCAAATAGAAATACAAAATGGTATTTATGGCTTTCAGGATATTGAGAAATTAAAAGGAAGCTTTATTACTTATGTTACAGCTTTAGCTGAAAAGAAAAACACCAGCTCTGGCAACTATGGGAATTGGAACAGTATGCTAAAACATTTAAAAACCTTTTGTCCTACGGATGTAAGCTTTCAAGATTTGGATAAATCATTTGTAGAGCGTTTCAAAGAGTATTTGGACAAAGATGCTATGGCAAGAGCAGGTAAAAAACTGTCTCAAAACTCTAAATATTCATACTATGGTAAGTTTTGCGCAGCTTTAAAGCAAGCGGTAAAGGATGGTATTTTAAAAGTCAATCCTGCTAATGGTGTAGATTATTTCAAACAAGGAGAACCTCAACGAGAGTTTTTAACGCTTGATGAATTACAGAAGGCAGTTAACACAGAATGTGAATTACCATTATTAAAAAATGCTTTTATATTTTCAGCACTTACAGGATTGCGTTGGTCAGATATTGAAAAATTGTTGTGGTCAGAAATCCAACACTCTAAAGAAATGGGTTATTACATACGCTTTAGACAAAAGAAAACCAAAGGTGCTGAAACTTTACCAATTTCAGAACAAGCAAGAGAATTATTAGGGGACGCGGGAAAACCCGAAGCAAAAGTTTTTGAAGGCTTACATTATAGTGCCTGGTCAAACCTTAAATTGCAACAATGGATGTTAAAAGCAGGCATTACAAAAGATATAACCTTTCATTGTGCGCGTCATACCTATGCCACTTTACAGTTAACTTTGGGTACGGATATTTACACAGTATCAAAATTATTAGGACATAAAGAGTTGAGAACAACACAGATTTATGCCAAAGTAATTGATGATAAAAAGAAAGAAGCCGCTAACCGTATTCAATTGGATTTATAATGAAAGGAAATGTGTTTGCAAGTTTGGTGTCGATTACCAACGGATTACATAGAGACGATAGATCAGAACGAGAATTTAACATTCTGAACTCTGAATTAAATGAAACACCAAAAGCTGATAATGCGGTTTTTAAAGTAAACTTTAAAAGACCTTTAAACAGTAAAAAAGAATATTACTTTAAGCTGATTTCAAATGACACTGAAACTGAATTAGCAGCATTAAAATCCCAATTCCCAAAAGATGCTACGGAACCCGAAAACAAGTATAACTATACCGTACAATTTAATAAGTTCAATAAGTACTTAAAGGATATTGCCACCTACATTAAAAAGCAGTCTATAAGTAACGATTTAGGCAATGATGCCGATTATATCATCAATTACTTAAAAGCATCGGCAATTCGCCTGTACATCGAATTACAAGAGCAATACGGACAATTTTCAGATACTGGGTTATTCTCAATTCAAGAAATAGCAGAAAAGTATTTTAATGATACTGATTTTGATACTTCAGTATTTGTAAAATTAGAAGCAGATAAAAAAGAGGTAGTTAAAAAGCCATCTAAACCGAAAAATAAGCCTAAAACCTCATTTGGATATTTAAAAGATGATTCCGAATGGTTGTCTAAAATATTGAGCAGGCTTCAATTAAGTATTGATTTACTTGATGCAAAAACAGATGTTAAAGACTTACATAATTTATTAGTGGCTAAAGATTTTAAAGGTTTTCAAAAGAAAATCTATATAGATTGCAAAACAACCGAGTTTAAATATGTTATTAAACGGTTGCAGCCTCATTTCAAAAATATGACACCCACTTTAATTGAATCTACAGGTTTATTTTATACAAAATTGGGTAAACCATTGACAGCTCAAAATCTTTATACCAAAAGTAAAGCACCTCTAAAAAAGGAAATCATTGATAATATCTTCAAACAAATACTATAAAAAACAATGAGATTATTTAGAAATCTCATTGTATTCTCACACTCATATAAAACTCTCATTCTTTAAAAATCATTGTTTTTAAACCTTTGTCCTGTTCTTGAAAACCAAGAATGACATTTGGCCAGATGTCCATTTCTATTTTAAAATTAATTAGTTATGGACGAAATATTAGAACGTCTTAAAATTATCGAAGCACACGTTTTAGACAGAAACATTATTGTTAAAAACGTATTGAGCTTTAACGAAGCCTGTAAATTTTTGGAATTGTCACAATCCCATTTATACAAGCTTACGAGTACTGGAACCATTCCGCATTACAAACCGAATGGTAAGAAAATTTATTTCAACAGAGTTGAACTGGAGCAATGGTTATTAACTAACCGTGTTGATTCACAAGATGAAATCGAACAGCAAGCTGCCGATTACTTAATTAAGAAAGGAGCGGTGAAGTTATGACTGAAATAATCGATTTACTCTTGGCACTCTCACAAGAAATAAAGGACTTAAAAGCACGTATCGAGTTGTTACGACATTCGAGAGCAGAAGTACTAAAAGATAAGTGGATAGACAACCAAGACGTATTGCAGACCTTACACATCAGTAAGCGAACCTTACAGACCTTTAGAGACAACGGAACACTACCTTATAGCAAGGTAAAGGGTAAGTTTTATTACAAGGTTTCCGATGTGGAGCAATTGCTTCAAGATAACTACTACAACCATAATTTCAAACGAGATGGAAGTAAGTAGAGAGGCAATTTTAGACAAAACACATTACGGCTTAAAAATTTATGCCTACGTGTTAAGACAGTATTATCCTGAAACAACAGTCCTTTCTGTAAAAGGAAGGGACTGCGGGATAACCCGAAACCCTTTTAATGGTGGTAACGAAACCTTACGGATTCATATTGATGGTGTAATAGCAACACATCGAGACACAGAGCTAAAGACCTTTAACGGTGATGTATTTGATTTTGCACAATACCATTTTAGAATTACCGATGAAGAAGAATTGTTGCTCAAGATTAACCAAGAATTACATCTCAATTTAGAAGTCAAGGAAAAAAGCGAATTAGATTGGTTGAATGGTCCAGACGATACCTGGTATGCTTACTGTAGCTTTTTCAAAGCCCCAGTTCGCAATGTGTTTCCTGCGGAAACTATGCGGTTACATCAAGTATTTGCATTAATCACAAGTGATAAATACAAAAGAATTACTGAAGATTTAAGAGCAATAACCGATGTAAAAGAAGCACGTAAATTCAAAGCGAATCGCTTTGATTACGTCACCTTTTCAGGAACGTTTGAAAAGCGAAATGATAGTAATTTGTTACAGCATTCCAATCTATTAACTATTGATTTTGACCATTTAGATAATCTTCAAGAGTTAAAAAAGCAATTACTAAACGATGAATACTTTGAAACCGAAATGCTATTTACATCACCATCTGGAGATGGACTAAAATGGATTATCAGAATTGATGTTTCAGAAGTAACACATTCAGAGTATTTCACCGCAGTAGCCAATTACATTAAGCATACCTATAATATTGAGGTTGACCAGTCAGGTAAAGACGTTTCCAGAGCGTGTTTTTTACCATACGACCCAACAGCCTTTTTACATAAAAGACACCAAGCATTATGACCAAAATATTTAATCCAAAAGAATGGTTGGAAGTTCCAGAAGAGCAACCGCAACCAACAAGCAACAACGCAACAACATTTGTTGTTGCTGTTGCTGATAACGACATTGAAACCTACATTTCTACAATTGAGCAATCAGGTATAGACATCACAGGAAATTATGCCACTTGGAGAGATTTAGGATTTTCTTTGGCTGAAGAATATGGAGAGACAGGAAGAGATTATTTCCACAGAATAAGTAAAAACTATGTAGGTTATGATTCAAAAGAATGTGACGAACAATTTAACAAATGCCTAAATGCAAAAGGTCACGGCATTACCATTGCAACGTTTTACCATTATGCACATCAGGCAGGTATAAAACCGATGAAGCAACAAAACAACAACGAGATTGTAACAAATGTAGCAACTGTTGTTGATGTACCAGAGCAAGCAATGCCAACAATACCGGATGAGGTATTTAATAGCTTACCGCAGTTTTTACAACAAGTTGTAAATCCTGCGAGCAGTCAAGAGGAAAAAGACATTTTGTTATTGGGAGCTTTAACCGCTTTTAGTGCCTGTTTTCCTAAACTCTTTGGTATTTACGACCAACGTAAAGTCTTTGCCAATTTATATCTTTTTGTTACTGCACCTGCATCTGCAGGTAAAGGCAGGCTTAACCAAATTAAAAATTTGGTAGATCCTGTACACAAGTTAAAGCGTGAACAAGCTAAAGTGCTAAAGCAACAATTTAATACAGAAATGGCAACCTATAATATGAACAAGGGTAAAGATGAAAACTTGGAAAAACCAGGTAAACCACCCGAAAGGATGTTGTTCATTCCTGCTAATAATAGTGTTACGGGTGTCTATCAATTAATTTCTGATAATGAAGGCAAAGGACTGATTTTTGAAACTGAAGGAGACACATTAGCACAAGCTTTTAAAAGCGATTACGGTAATTATAGCGATGGTTTTCGTAAAGCCTTCCATCACGAAACCATTAGTTATTATCGTAGAACCGACAGAGAATATGTGGATATTGAAAAACCGTGTTTATCTACTGTATTATCAGGAACACCCAAGCAAGTAGCTACATTAATCCCGAATGCCGAAAATGGTTTGTTTAGTCGTTTTATGTTTTATTATATGAATATAAAACCTACTTGGAAAAACGTGTTTTCAAGTAATAATAATGTTGGGTTAGATGATTATTACTCACAATTAGGAAAGGTATTTTTGGACTTGTATAAAACCCTCAAAAACAATCCCGAAATTGAAATAAGGTTAACTACACCTCAACAACAGCAATTCAATACGTTTTTTGAATCCTTACAGACTAAATACATCAACTTACAACCCGAAGAGTATATTGCAACCATAAGGCGATTAGGCTTAATTGCATTTCGGCTAATGATGCTATTCACAGCATTTCGCATTATGGAAGATGGTGATGTGAATCAAGTAAAAGAATGTGAGGATGTCGATTTCAAAAATGCGCTAACTATCATTTCTATTTTAGTAAAGCACAGTAGTAAAGTGTTCAATGATTTACCAATAGAACAAAAAGCGGTAAAACGCTTAAACAGAAAGGAAAGGTTTTTAGAAAGCTTGCCAAAACAATTCAGTAGGCAAGAGTATTTAGATTTAGCCACCAAACAAAACATCCCACATAAAACGGCAGAAGGCTACATTACCAAATTTGTAGAAGCAGGATTAATACATAGAGAAGCACATAATAGCTATTCAAATCCTGCAAAATCATTATAAGGAAATTGAGGAAACAAAGGAATTTGCGTATGTGTTTCCTTAAATCCTTAACTTCCTCACTTTCTGTTAATAACTGTTTATATCTTTTTGTTTTCCTTTAGCTTCCTTTTCTTAAATTAGACAAAATCTGACAAGTCTAATTAATGCTATTATGGAGTTTGGAGAATACATACGCTCATTGCGCGAAAAGCGCAATTTGTTATTAAGGGAAATGGCTGCAAACGTCAATATGGATGTGGCTTATTTAAGCAAGATTGAACGAGGAAACCGTATGGCAAGACGAGAGCAGGTAATAGCATTTGCAAAAGAATTAAAAGAAGATGAGAACAAATTAATTAAGCTTTGGATGTCCGAACAGATTGTACAAATGATAAAAAATGAAAAGGACAGTACGGAAATCCTCAAAATAGCTGAAGAGAAAATTAGTAAGATTGTTAAAAAGCAGTAAAAATTAAATGTTTAAAGAGAATAAATATTTCGGTGAGGTATGGTTTAAGGAATCACAAGATGTGAAGTGCTTCTGTGTCCTTGAGCTAAAAGATAACAAGATATTTATAACCACAAATTTGAATAAGAAATATGCAGCATACCAAATTGAAGTGATTTATGGAATGTTCACAGGTTTAGGTTATGTAACCTTTGTTAATTGTAATATACAAAATAGTAGTACAGGTATAATTGAAACTAAAGTATATCGCCCTAAATACACCTTTGTGTGTGCTCATCACTTAATAGAACCGGTAAATTTAAAAGTGAGTGAATTTCAAATTGACAATGCAGCAATTGTAAAGTGGGTTAGAAAAATGAATTGGTATAATTCATTTGAAGATAAGGTTGAAAAACAAGAAGACATAAAACACCAAACAGTTATTTCACAAGACTTAACTTTAACAATAACAAAATCTACTTCATACACTTCCAATCACGACTTTTTAAGAATGGATAACATAGGCTATGTAGACTTCAAGTCTACAAAGAATTTGAGTATTCTGGAAAGCATTGAACTTTACAATTCATTTCAAAAAATATTTCATTTCATTTACGGTAAATCTGTTCAGTTTAAGTCCTTTAATTTTAAGTGTTTAAGTTGTGGTGAGTGGGCTTCATTATATTATAAGGATGATTTTAATAAGGAGAACATTTCTGGTTTTATTACACTTGATTATGATACAATTAATGAAGACTTATCTAAATTAATCAAACATTGGTTTACGAATCCAGACATTACTTATTGTGCCGATATAATAATTGAAAATTTATTAACTGTAAAGACAAGTCATAGTAGAAGGTTCACTAATTCATATTCAGCCTTTGAAGCTTACAGTTTTAAATTTGGTAAAA from Winogradskyella sp. MH6 includes these protein-coding regions:
- the mnmE gene encoding tRNA uridine-5-carboxymethylaminomethyl(34) synthesis GTPase MnmE → MHNDTIVALATPSGSGAIAVIRLSGKDAIEIASSSFKSISGKKLKNQATHTIHLGHIVDGYKTLDEVLVSVFKNPNSYTGEDVIEVSCHGSLYIQQEIIQLFLRKGCRMATAGEFTLRAFLNGKLDLSQAEAVADLISSDNEASHQIAMQQMRGGFSSEIAKLREELLNFASLIELELDFAEEDVEFADRTQFKDLIERITFVLKRLIDSFAVGNVIKNGIPVAIVGEPNVGKSTLLNALLNEERAIVSEIAGTTRDTIEDEISIGGIGFRFIDTAGIRETKDVVESIGIKKTFEKIEQSQVTIYLFDASKAISTLEDVRIEIEKIRNKYPQKPLLVIANKIDQLDDIQLANINTTIADVLLLSAKTGFGVEQLTNSLLNLINTGALRNNETIVTNTRHYDALLKSFEEIQKVKYGLETGLSGDLLAIDIRQALYHFGEITGEITNDDLLGNIFANFCIGK
- a CDS encoding helix-turn-helix domain-containing protein, which encodes MSSNLYIPKTCKHCGNAFTARTTVTKYCGDTCAKKAYKARKRKEKVQATLTMDIQQQKEAVQIPNLNTVNNKDFLSVTEASQLIGVSRWTIQRMIQQGRLKAVPFGRKRIVARWQIENLFN
- a CDS encoding site-specific integrase, which codes for MKVTLRQRKKNDKISLYLDYYHKGKRKTEYLRLYLTPNPKTKTEREVNKKTKQLAETICAQRQIEIQNGIYGFQDIEKLKGSFITYVTALAEKKNTSSGNYGNWNSMLKHLKTFCPTDVSFQDLDKSFVERFKEYLDKDAMARAGKKLSQNSKYSYYGKFCAALKQAVKDGILKVNPANGVDYFKQGEPQREFLTLDELQKAVNTECELPLLKNAFIFSALTGLRWSDIEKLLWSEIQHSKEMGYYIRFRQKKTKGAETLPISEQARELLGDAGKPEAKVFEGLHYSAWSNLKLQQWMLKAGITKDITFHCARHTYATLQLTLGTDIYTVSKLLGHKELRTTQIYAKVIDDKKKEAANRIQLDL
- a CDS encoding DUF6617 family protein; the encoded protein is MKGNVFASLVSITNGLHRDDRSEREFNILNSELNETPKADNAVFKVNFKRPLNSKKEYYFKLISNDTETELAALKSQFPKDATEPENKYNYTVQFNKFNKYLKDIATYIKKQSISNDLGNDADYIINYLKASAIRLYIELQEQYGQFSDTGLFSIQEIAEKYFNDTDFDTSVFVKLEADKKEVVKKPSKPKNKPKTSFGYLKDDSEWLSKILSRLQLSIDLLDAKTDVKDLHNLLVAKDFKGFQKKIYIDCKTTEFKYVIKRLQPHFKNMTPTLIESTGLFYTKLGKPLTAQNLYTKSKAPLKKEIIDNIFKQIL
- a CDS encoding helix-turn-helix domain-containing protein, producing the protein MDEILERLKIIEAHVLDRNIIVKNVLSFNEACKFLELSQSHLYKLTSTGTIPHYKPNGKKIYFNRVELEQWLLTNRVDSQDEIEQQAADYLIKKGAVKL
- a CDS encoding helix-turn-helix domain-containing protein, whose protein sequence is MTEIIDLLLALSQEIKDLKARIELLRHSRAEVLKDKWIDNQDVLQTLHISKRTLQTFRDNGTLPYSKVKGKFYYKVSDVEQLLQDNYYNHNFKRDGSK
- a CDS encoding BT4734/BF3469 family protein, which gives rise to MEVSREAILDKTHYGLKIYAYVLRQYYPETTVLSVKGRDCGITRNPFNGGNETLRIHIDGVIATHRDTELKTFNGDVFDFAQYHFRITDEEELLLKINQELHLNLEVKEKSELDWLNGPDDTWYAYCSFFKAPVRNVFPAETMRLHQVFALITSDKYKRITEDLRAITDVKEARKFKANRFDYVTFSGTFEKRNDSNLLQHSNLLTIDFDHLDNLQELKKQLLNDEYFETEMLFTSPSGDGLKWIIRIDVSEVTHSEYFTAVANYIKHTYNIEVDQSGKDVSRACFLPYDPTAFLHKRHQAL
- a CDS encoding DUF3987 domain-containing protein, translating into MTKIFNPKEWLEVPEEQPQPTSNNATTFVVAVADNDIETYISTIEQSGIDITGNYATWRDLGFSLAEEYGETGRDYFHRISKNYVGYDSKECDEQFNKCLNAKGHGITIATFYHYAHQAGIKPMKQQNNNEIVTNVATVVDVPEQAMPTIPDEVFNSLPQFLQQVVNPASSQEEKDILLLGALTAFSACFPKLFGIYDQRKVFANLYLFVTAPASAGKGRLNQIKNLVDPVHKLKREQAKVLKQQFNTEMATYNMNKGKDENLEKPGKPPERMLFIPANNSVTGVYQLISDNEGKGLIFETEGDTLAQAFKSDYGNYSDGFRKAFHHETISYYRRTDREYVDIEKPCLSTVLSGTPKQVATLIPNAENGLFSRFMFYYMNIKPTWKNVFSSNNNVGLDDYYSQLGKVFLDLYKTLKNNPEIEIRLTTPQQQQFNTFFESLQTKYINLQPEEYIATIRRLGLIAFRLMMLFTAFRIMEDGDVNQVKECEDVDFKNALTIISILVKHSSKVFNDLPIEQKAVKRLNRKERFLESLPKQFSRQEYLDLATKQNIPHKTAEGYITKFVEAGLIHREAHNSYSNPAKSL
- a CDS encoding helix-turn-helix domain-containing protein, which encodes MEFGEYIRSLREKRNLLLREMAANVNMDVAYLSKIERGNRMARREQVIAFAKELKEDENKLIKLWMSEQIVQMIKNEKDSTEILKIAEEKISKIVKKQ